One genomic window of Polyangium aurulentum includes the following:
- a CDS encoding aldo/keto reductase — protein MDDAWLYRTSNALPDKRIFRLGLAANYGIDEDGVRAAMDRGVNLFLWTFRGKKGLGSPLRDALAGRRDKVAVAGFASLGWFGWGARRGAEKLLRELGTDYLDVYMLGWLGVGSAWTSATEREILHLRESGKVRAIGVSIHDRPRAGELAASSPLDLLMIRYNAAHPGAERDIFPKKRPDKPSILAYTATAWRRLLKRPKGWDGPVMSAGDCYRFQLSSPHVDFALTGPASRAELEQNLDAIAKGPLSEDEQKWMREFGQAVHG, from the coding sequence ATGGACGACGCCTGGCTCTACCGCACCTCGAACGCGCTCCCTGACAAACGTATCTTCCGGCTGGGGCTCGCGGCCAATTACGGCATCGACGAGGACGGGGTGCGCGCCGCGATGGACCGAGGCGTCAACCTGTTCCTGTGGACCTTCCGCGGCAAGAAGGGGCTCGGGAGCCCGCTGCGCGATGCGCTCGCGGGGCGAAGGGACAAGGTGGCCGTGGCGGGCTTCGCGAGCCTCGGCTGGTTCGGCTGGGGCGCGCGCCGCGGGGCGGAGAAGCTCTTGCGGGAGCTCGGGACCGATTACCTCGACGTCTACATGCTCGGCTGGCTGGGCGTCGGCTCGGCGTGGACGAGCGCGACGGAGCGCGAGATCTTGCACCTGCGCGAGAGCGGCAAGGTGCGCGCGATCGGCGTGAGCATCCACGACAGGCCCCGCGCGGGCGAGCTCGCGGCCTCGTCGCCGCTCGATCTGTTGATGATCCGCTACAACGCCGCGCACCCCGGCGCCGAGCGCGACATCTTCCCGAAGAAGCGGCCCGACAAACCCTCGATCCTCGCCTACACGGCCACGGCGTGGCGGCGCCTGCTGAAGCGCCCGAAGGGCTGGGACGGGCCGGTGATGAGCGCGGGCGATTGCTATCGCTTCCAGCTCTCGAGCCCGCACGTCGATTTCGCGCTCACGGGTCCCGCGAGCCGCGCCGAGCTGGAGCAGAACCTCGACGCGATCGCGAAGGGGCCGCTGTCGGAGGACGAGCAGAAGTGGATGCGGGAGTTCGGGCAGGCGGTGCACGGGTAG
- a CDS encoding phenylalanine--tRNA ligase beta subunit-related protein, with translation MLTVDPHPLLEIAAFATTFPAPLGELPAPDALRGLLSLEAEALSRAPLRSDEAVRSAVRDLLRHGGYKPTGRGKPSSEYLVRAVSEGALGAINLAVDACNVASLHSGLPISVVDLDRARPPLRVGVAKGGDKYVFNASGQEIDLGGLLCLFDADGPCANGVKDAQRTKTHPGTRRTLSILWGTRALPGRAREAAAWYRSLLEGLGATTEDATPA, from the coding sequence ATGCTGACGGTCGACCCTCATCCGCTCCTCGAGATCGCCGCGTTCGCGACCACGTTTCCCGCGCCGCTCGGGGAACTGCCCGCGCCCGACGCCCTGCGCGGCCTGCTGTCGCTCGAAGCCGAGGCGCTCTCGCGCGCGCCCCTGCGATCGGACGAGGCCGTGCGCTCGGCCGTGCGCGATCTGCTCCGGCACGGCGGCTACAAGCCGACGGGGCGCGGAAAACCCTCGTCGGAATACCTGGTCCGCGCCGTGTCCGAGGGCGCGCTCGGCGCGATCAACCTCGCGGTCGACGCGTGCAACGTGGCCTCGCTGCACAGCGGTTTGCCCATCAGCGTGGTCGACCTCGACCGCGCCCGCCCCCCGCTGCGCGTCGGGGTCGCGAAGGGGGGCGACAAATACGTGTTCAATGCCTCGGGCCAGGAGATCGACCTCGGGGGCTTGCTCTGCCTCTTCGACGCCGACGGCCCGTGCGCCAATGGCGTGAAGGACGCGCAGCGGACGAAGACGCACCCGGGGACGCGGCGCACGCTGTCGATCCTCTGGGGCACGCGCGCCTTGCCAGGCCGCGCCCGCGAGGCGGCCGCGTGGTATCGAAGCCTGCTCGAAGGTCTCGGCGCCACGACGGAGGATGCGACGCCCGCCTGA
- a CDS encoding LpqB family beta-propeller domain-containing protein, translating to MLSKPPEERVGDVRASIAPELGDEEMLSVPPPALVPPPLPPMPPPGEAAPAGPSPLDALPIIPRSAYIRGGLLAKGGLGTIVKARDVRLHRPVAIKELINTADESVVDRFVREIFITARLQHPSIIPVHEAGRWPSGEPFLAMKLVRGRSLAEVMDEAQTLVQRLALLPHLLAVADAIAHAHSERVVHRDLKPGNILVGRFGETVVIDWGLAKDLTAEDEAPLTPARDSLTPEDEEDSTMSPRLTMAGSIMGTPEYMPPEQASALPVDERADVYAIGALLYRALCGVPPYQGPDGLDVVAQVIAGPPKPLSERQKGLPEDLLAIVQKAMAREPARRYPSAKELAEDLRRFQTGQIVGAHRYTRAELVRRFFRRYRATMIVAASATVVLGALGIWSVERIIRERNAARQSEAEAQARRLEAQQKQSEATRRADELTISQARNLVDRDANEAVAWLKTLSAQSPRWAAARTLAAAAQARGIGRVFRAHAGGINTVTFSPDGQRIATASDDRTLRIWDLETGKDRVLEGHEDEIWSAAFSPDGKLLASGGKDKTLRLWNLATGTPLILSGHQQWLTSVRFSPDGQWVTSQGLSEGVFLWNVAGRTGKLIAKNAGVEMTRGAVFSSDSRTLAFVERGKLVLWDLASGKSKSFSGQGPTCTSIALSADGRLIATGATDGSVRLWSPSKGVANTFEDHSAEVTALAFLPDASAIVTGSKDRTVRIVNLSSGKGRVVGRYGGEIKTIQVSPDGTRVAAVGQDRTVGLWDLTTGEGRTLGGFLDWLSFNGVAFSPDGKRLAAAGFDHTMRVWNIGGPMDRKVGEHDGAATVAVFSPDGQRVVSGGADGAVRLINLGGGAPSILDKHDGKVLDLRIFPDGTSAASAGDDGTVRILSLNGDKPRILRGHKGSVSRIAISPDGKQLASGGADKKVRLWDVTTGKAQVLFEHDNAVEALAFSPDGAALATGGADNSVRLHRFSTGAVETLGSFERLVRAVTFSPDGKTLAAGSRDHTIRLWNLETRENKTIASGNVVTQIVFLPGGATFASVGSEPSVRLWETATGKPLGILRGHKSSVEGISVSPDGKRVASASADGTLRVWDLANNENRQLPGHEGGAQWVTFSPDGKLLISAGQDKAVRLWRDDLPEDEAGLRAWLDAATPDKVNLDEKH from the coding sequence GTGCTGTCCAAGCCACCCGAGGAGCGCGTCGGCGACGTGAGGGCCTCCATCGCCCCCGAGCTCGGGGACGAGGAGATGCTCTCCGTCCCTCCCCCCGCGCTCGTACCGCCGCCTCTGCCGCCCATGCCGCCCCCCGGCGAAGCTGCGCCCGCTGGGCCCTCGCCGCTCGACGCCCTGCCGATCATCCCTCGCTCGGCGTACATCCGAGGCGGCCTCCTGGCCAAGGGCGGCCTCGGCACGATCGTGAAGGCGCGCGACGTGCGCCTCCATCGGCCCGTCGCCATCAAGGAGCTGATCAACACCGCCGACGAGAGCGTGGTCGATCGCTTCGTGCGCGAGATCTTCATCACCGCGCGCCTGCAGCACCCCTCGATCATCCCCGTCCACGAGGCGGGCCGCTGGCCGTCGGGCGAGCCGTTCCTCGCGATGAAGCTCGTGCGGGGGCGATCGCTCGCGGAGGTCATGGACGAGGCCCAGACCCTCGTGCAGCGCCTGGCCCTGTTGCCGCACCTGCTCGCCGTGGCCGACGCAATCGCGCACGCCCATAGCGAGCGGGTCGTGCACCGCGATTTGAAGCCCGGCAACATCCTGGTGGGCCGGTTCGGCGAGACGGTCGTCATCGATTGGGGCCTCGCCAAGGACCTCACCGCCGAGGACGAGGCGCCGCTCACGCCGGCCCGCGATTCGCTGACCCCGGAGGACGAGGAGGACTCGACCATGAGCCCCCGCCTCACGATGGCCGGCTCGATCATGGGCACGCCCGAATACATGCCGCCCGAGCAAGCCTCCGCCCTGCCGGTGGACGAGCGCGCGGACGTGTATGCGATCGGCGCCCTGCTCTACCGCGCGCTCTGCGGCGTTCCGCCTTATCAAGGCCCGGACGGGCTCGACGTCGTCGCGCAGGTCATTGCAGGGCCGCCGAAGCCGCTCTCGGAGCGGCAAAAGGGCCTCCCCGAGGACCTGCTCGCCATCGTCCAGAAGGCCATGGCCCGCGAGCCGGCCCGCCGCTATCCGAGCGCGAAGGAGCTGGCGGAGGACCTGCGGCGATTCCAGACGGGCCAGATCGTCGGCGCGCACCGATACACGCGGGCCGAGCTCGTCCGGCGATTCTTCCGCCGCTACCGGGCGACCATGATCGTCGCGGCGTCGGCGACCGTCGTGCTCGGCGCCCTCGGCATCTGGAGCGTCGAGCGCATCATTCGCGAGCGCAATGCGGCCCGGCAGAGCGAGGCCGAGGCGCAGGCGCGGCGGCTGGAAGCGCAGCAAAAGCAGTCCGAGGCCACCCGTCGCGCCGACGAGCTGACGATCTCGCAGGCGCGGAACCTCGTCGATCGGGACGCGAACGAGGCCGTCGCGTGGCTCAAGACCCTCTCGGCCCAGAGCCCGCGCTGGGCCGCCGCGCGCACGCTCGCCGCCGCCGCGCAGGCGCGGGGAATCGGCCGGGTTTTCCGGGCGCATGCGGGCGGCATCAACACGGTCACCTTCTCCCCCGACGGCCAGCGCATCGCGACCGCGAGCGACGATCGCACGCTGCGGATATGGGACCTCGAGACGGGCAAGGACCGCGTGCTCGAGGGGCACGAGGACGAGATCTGGAGCGCGGCCTTCTCGCCCGACGGAAAGCTCCTCGCGAGCGGCGGCAAGGACAAGACCCTGCGGCTTTGGAACCTCGCGACGGGCACGCCGCTCATCCTCTCGGGCCACCAGCAATGGCTGACCTCCGTGCGCTTCTCGCCGGACGGGCAATGGGTCACCTCGCAAGGCTTGAGCGAGGGCGTCTTTCTGTGGAACGTCGCCGGCAGGACCGGCAAGCTCATTGCGAAGAACGCGGGCGTCGAGATGACCCGCGGCGCCGTCTTCTCGTCCGATAGCCGCACGCTCGCGTTCGTGGAGCGCGGCAAGCTCGTGCTCTGGGATCTCGCGTCGGGCAAGAGCAAGAGCTTCTCGGGGCAGGGCCCGACCTGCACGAGCATCGCGCTCTCCGCGGATGGGCGGCTGATCGCGACGGGCGCAACCGACGGCTCGGTGCGGCTCTGGAGCCCGTCCAAGGGCGTGGCCAACACCTTCGAGGACCACAGCGCCGAGGTCACCGCCCTGGCATTCCTCCCCGACGCGAGCGCCATCGTCACGGGCTCCAAGGACCGCACGGTGCGCATCGTGAATCTGTCGAGCGGCAAGGGCCGCGTGGTCGGCCGTTATGGCGGCGAGATCAAGACGATCCAGGTGTCGCCCGACGGCACGCGGGTCGCCGCGGTGGGCCAGGATCGCACCGTGGGGCTATGGGACCTCACCACGGGCGAGGGAAGGACGCTCGGCGGCTTTTTGGACTGGCTCTCCTTCAATGGCGTGGCCTTCTCGCCGGACGGCAAGCGCCTCGCGGCGGCGGGCTTCGACCATACCATGCGGGTATGGAACATCGGCGGGCCCATGGACCGCAAGGTGGGCGAGCACGACGGCGCGGCGACGGTCGCGGTCTTCTCGCCCGACGGGCAGCGGGTGGTGTCCGGCGGCGCCGATGGCGCGGTGCGGCTCATCAACCTCGGCGGAGGCGCGCCTTCAATCCTCGACAAACATGATGGGAAGGTGCTCGACCTGCGCATCTTCCCGGACGGCACCTCGGCCGCCTCGGCGGGCGACGACGGGACCGTGCGCATTCTGTCGCTCAACGGCGACAAACCCAGGATCTTGCGCGGGCACAAGGGGAGCGTCTCGCGCATCGCGATATCGCCCGACGGCAAGCAGCTCGCCTCCGGGGGCGCCGACAAGAAGGTCCGGCTCTGGGATGTGACGACCGGCAAGGCGCAGGTCCTCTTCGAGCACGACAACGCCGTCGAGGCGCTCGCGTTCTCGCCCGACGGCGCAGCCCTCGCGACGGGCGGCGCCGACAACAGCGTGCGCCTTCATCGGTTCTCGACCGGCGCGGTCGAGACGCTCGGCAGCTTCGAGCGCCTGGTCCGGGCCGTCACCTTCTCGCCGGACGGCAAGACGCTCGCCGCGGGCAGCAGGGATCACACCATCCGGCTGTGGAACCTCGAGACGCGCGAGAACAAGACCATTGCGAGCGGAAATGTCGTGACGCAGATCGTCTTTCTGCCGGGCGGCGCGACGTTCGCCTCGGTGGGCTCGGAGCCCTCGGTGCGGCTCTGGGAGACGGCGACCGGAAAGCCGCTCGGCATTCTGCGCGGGCACAAGAGCTCGGTGGAGGGCATCTCGGTATCGCCCGACGGAAAGCGCGTCGCCTCGGCGAGCGCCGACGGGACGCTCCGCGTCTGGGATCTCGCGAACAACGAAAACCGCCAGCTCCCGGGCCACGAGGGCGGCGCGCAATGGGTCACCTTCTCGCCCGACGGCAAGCTGCTGATCTCGGCAGGCCAGGACAAAGCCGTGCGGCTGTGGAGGGACGACCTTCCCGAGGACGAGGCCGGCTTGCGCGCGTGGCTCGACGCGGCGACGCCGGACAAGGTGAATCTCGACGAGAAGCACTGA
- a CDS encoding DEAD/DEAH box helicase, which yields MKKKSASPDKTSPLARFHAPTRAWFEAAFPGPTNAQTKGWPSILDGRSTLLLAPTGSGKTLAAFLVAIDRLVFSEEPPKESRCRVLYVSPLKALAADVERNLRAPLAGIAVTAERMGVPHRIPSVAVRSGDTAPDERARLAKRPPDILITTPESLFLLLTSNARETLRAVDTIIIDEIHSMVATKRGAHLFLTLERLEALREDKQPTTRIGLSATQRPLDEVARLLGGGEVDAEGRFSQRSVEIVDASAKKSLEIRIEVPVEDMTRLGEPGKDAGGGSSPDAAASRSIWPTIHPRLVELVRAHRSTMIFANSRRLSERLAAALNETAGEEVAAAHHGSLSREQRQQVEERLKAGYLPCIVATSSLELGLDLGAVDLVVQIESPPSVAAGLQRIGRAGHSVGGTSRGIVFPKHRGDLLACAAATARMVAGKVEATYYPRNPLDVLAQQIVAITAMDPINEEALFSLVRRAAPFAELSRSSFEGLLDMLSGRYPSDEFAELRPRIVWDRTTGAIRAREGAKRLAVVNAGTIPDRGLYGVFLASDEGGGGRRVGELDEEMVFEARPGEVFLLGASSWRITEITHDRVLVVPAPGEPGKMPFWRGDRVGRGHELGAAIGALARTLAKSGEAEAEKLLQEEYRLDDKAARNLVRYVSEEVAAAGEVPSDKTIVIERFVDEVGDYRVCLMSPFGGRVHAPLASAIGEKCRSELGIETEAVWSDDGIVLRFPESEEPPDVRALLPEADEVEDLVVRSLGGTALFAARFRECAGRALLLPRKFPGKRSPLWAQRKRASDLLNVASRYGSFPILLETYREIMRDVFDLPALLDLLRQIAARKVRVVTVDTRAASPFAASLLFGFVGNFMYEGDLPLAERKAQILSIDHARLRELLGEAELRELLDPASIETIGRALQRLDGKRALAHADQVHDLVLALGDLSREEILQRAHMGDDPGARERVFGWVNDLLRERRVIEVTIAGEKRLVASEDAGRVRDALGVVPPPGMPAAFLAPVADPLGDLVSRYARTHGPFRAEDVARRLGLGIAPVRAALAALVAKSRVTEGELLPGGSGREYCDVEVLRALKQKSLARLRAEVEPVEPAAFTRFLVEWHGLTRPRRGQEALLAAIEQLQGAPLAASSLEGEILPARVDGYRRGDIDALCAAGEVIWRGVEPLGETSGKIALYLAAAYPYLAPPRGKAEGALADKVRDVLAHRGAVFFSDILRETGGFGHDLLAALWDLVWAGEATNDTLAPLRSLGHEDKRGGRRRGGASGYAGSRRAGPPGSEGRWSLLPAHDKDGKGPGETERRAALARVLLDRHGILTREAVLGEGIAGGFSAVYDVLKAMEESGRVRRGYFVAGLGAAQFALPGADDRLRFYRDSSDEPRTLVLSASDPASPWGASVRWPGDGGGEENGASDGASDGRGGLKPKRAAGARVILHDGKLLGWMGRSERGLLTFLPRAEPERTEAIKALAAALAGLVDEGRVRAVMLATVDGEPTAKSPLAEALRKAGFTATSQGYLKRQAAIAPRAGAGGSGGGANGWGRPWAAAGGGERAAARPWWRGGPVDAGGAVAGQGAVGASAPAAPAVVEEPLEELDLDELDDDFDG from the coding sequence GTGAAGAAAAAGAGCGCCTCTCCCGACAAAACATCGCCCCTCGCGCGCTTCCACGCGCCCACCCGCGCCTGGTTCGAGGCCGCCTTCCCCGGGCCCACCAACGCCCAGACGAAGGGCTGGCCCTCCATTCTCGACGGCCGCTCCACGCTGCTGCTCGCGCCCACCGGGTCCGGCAAGACGCTCGCCGCATTCCTCGTCGCGATCGATCGCCTGGTCTTCTCCGAAGAGCCTCCGAAGGAGTCGCGCTGCCGGGTGCTCTATGTCTCGCCGCTCAAGGCGCTCGCGGCGGACGTCGAGCGCAACCTGCGCGCGCCGCTCGCGGGCATCGCGGTCACGGCCGAGCGGATGGGCGTCCCTCACCGCATTCCCTCGGTGGCCGTACGCTCGGGTGATACCGCGCCCGACGAGCGCGCGCGCCTCGCCAAGCGGCCGCCCGACATCCTGATCACGACGCCCGAATCCCTCTTTTTGCTGCTCACCTCGAACGCGCGCGAGACGCTGCGCGCGGTCGACACGATCATCATCGACGAGATCCACTCGATGGTCGCGACCAAGCGCGGCGCGCACCTCTTCTTGACCCTCGAGCGGCTCGAAGCGTTGCGGGAGGACAAACAGCCCACGACCCGCATTGGCCTGTCGGCCACGCAGCGGCCGCTCGACGAGGTGGCGCGCTTGCTCGGCGGGGGCGAGGTCGACGCCGAGGGACGTTTTTCGCAGCGGTCGGTGGAGATCGTCGATGCGAGCGCGAAGAAATCGCTCGAGATCCGGATCGAGGTGCCCGTCGAGGACATGACGCGCCTCGGGGAGCCGGGAAAGGACGCGGGAGGGGGCTCGTCGCCGGACGCGGCGGCGTCGCGGAGCATCTGGCCCACGATTCATCCGCGGCTCGTGGAGCTGGTGCGGGCGCATCGATCGACCATGATCTTCGCGAACAGCCGCAGGCTCTCCGAGCGGCTCGCGGCGGCGCTCAACGAGACGGCGGGCGAGGAGGTCGCGGCGGCGCACCACGGATCTTTGTCGCGCGAGCAGCGGCAGCAGGTGGAGGAGCGGCTCAAGGCGGGGTATTTGCCGTGCATCGTCGCCACCTCGTCGCTCGAGCTCGGCCTCGATCTCGGCGCGGTCGATCTCGTGGTGCAGATCGAATCTCCGCCCTCGGTCGCGGCGGGATTGCAGCGCATCGGTCGCGCGGGGCACTCCGTGGGCGGCACCTCACGCGGCATCGTCTTTCCGAAGCACCGGGGCGATCTGCTCGCCTGCGCGGCGGCGACCGCGCGCATGGTCGCGGGCAAGGTCGAGGCGACGTATTACCCGCGAAACCCCCTCGACGTGCTCGCGCAGCAGATCGTGGCCATCACGGCCATGGACCCGATCAATGAAGAAGCGCTCTTCTCTCTCGTTCGGCGCGCCGCGCCCTTCGCCGAGCTATCGCGCTCGAGCTTCGAGGGGCTGCTCGACATGCTCTCGGGCCGCTACCCCTCCGACGAGTTCGCCGAGCTGCGCCCGCGCATCGTGTGGGATCGGACGACAGGGGCCATTCGCGCGCGGGAAGGCGCCAAGCGGCTCGCCGTGGTCAATGCCGGGACAATCCCCGATCGCGGCCTTTACGGCGTGTTCCTCGCGTCCGACGAGGGCGGCGGAGGCCGGCGCGTCGGCGAGCTCGATGAAGAGATGGTCTTCGAGGCGCGGCCCGGCGAGGTCTTCTTGCTCGGCGCCTCTTCGTGGCGAATCACCGAGATCACGCACGACAGGGTCCTCGTGGTGCCCGCGCCCGGCGAGCCTGGCAAGATGCCATTCTGGCGCGGCGATCGGGTGGGCCGGGGGCACGAGCTAGGCGCGGCGATAGGCGCCCTCGCGCGCACGCTCGCGAAGAGCGGCGAGGCGGAGGCCGAGAAGCTCTTGCAGGAGGAATATCGCCTCGACGACAAGGCCGCGCGCAACCTCGTCCGCTACGTGAGCGAGGAGGTGGCCGCGGCGGGCGAGGTGCCGAGCGACAAGACGATCGTGATCGAGCGCTTCGTCGACGAGGTGGGCGATTACCGCGTCTGCCTGATGTCGCCCTTCGGCGGCCGGGTGCACGCGCCGCTCGCGAGCGCGATCGGCGAGAAATGCAGGAGCGAGCTCGGCATCGAGACCGAGGCCGTGTGGAGCGACGACGGCATCGTCCTGCGCTTCCCCGAATCCGAGGAGCCGCCCGACGTGCGCGCGCTCCTCCCCGAGGCGGACGAGGTCGAGGATCTCGTGGTGCGCAGCCTCGGGGGCACGGCGCTCTTCGCGGCCCGCTTTCGCGAGTGCGCGGGCCGGGCGCTGCTCTTGCCGCGCAAGTTCCCGGGCAAACGCTCGCCGCTCTGGGCGCAGCGCAAGCGCGCCTCGGATCTGCTCAACGTGGCCTCGCGTTATGGCTCGTTCCCGATCCTGCTCGAGACCTACCGCGAGATCATGCGCGACGTCTTCGACCTGCCGGCGCTGCTCGATCTATTGCGGCAGATCGCGGCCCGCAAGGTGCGTGTCGTGACGGTCGACACGCGCGCGGCCTCGCCCTTCGCGGCGTCGCTGCTCTTCGGGTTCGTCGGCAATTTCATGTACGAGGGCGATCTGCCGCTCGCCGAGCGAAAGGCGCAGATCCTCTCCATCGATCACGCGCGCCTGCGCGAGCTGCTCGGCGAGGCGGAGCTGCGCGAGCTGCTCGATCCGGCCTCGATCGAGACCATCGGGCGGGCATTGCAGCGCCTCGACGGAAAGCGCGCCCTCGCGCACGCCGATCAGGTTCACGATCTGGTGCTCGCGCTGGGCGATCTGTCGCGTGAAGAGATCCTCCAGCGCGCCCACATGGGCGACGATCCGGGGGCCCGAGAGCGCGTCTTCGGCTGGGTGAACGACCTCTTGCGCGAGCGGCGGGTCATCGAGGTGACCATTGCGGGCGAAAAGCGCCTCGTCGCGTCCGAGGACGCGGGCAGGGTGCGCGATGCCCTCGGCGTCGTTCCCCCGCCCGGCATGCCCGCGGCGTTCCTCGCCCCGGTGGCGGATCCGCTCGGGGATCTCGTGTCTCGTTATGCTCGGACACACGGCCCGTTCCGCGCGGAGGACGTGGCGCGGCGCCTCGGGCTCGGCATTGCGCCGGTGCGCGCGGCCCTCGCGGCGCTCGTCGCCAAGAGCCGCGTGACCGAGGGCGAGCTTTTGCCGGGCGGATCGGGCCGCGAATATTGCGACGTCGAGGTCCTGCGCGCGCTCAAGCAAAAGTCGCTCGCGCGCCTGCGGGCCGAGGTCGAGCCGGTGGAGCCCGCGGCCTTCACGCGCTTCCTCGTCGAATGGCACGGCCTGACGCGCCCGCGGCGGGGGCAGGAGGCCTTGCTCGCGGCCATCGAGCAGCTCCAGGGCGCGCCGCTCGCGGCCTCGTCGCTCGAGGGGGAGATCTTGCCCGCGCGCGTCGACGGATACCGGCGGGGCGACATCGACGCGCTGTGCGCCGCCGGCGAGGTGATCTGGCGCGGGGTCGAGCCGCTCGGGGAGACCTCGGGCAAGATCGCGCTCTATCTCGCGGCCGCTTATCCCTATCTCGCCCCGCCGAGGGGCAAGGCCGAGGGCGCGCTCGCGGACAAGGTGCGCGACGTGCTCGCGCATCGCGGCGCGGTGTTTTTCTCGGATATCCTCCGCGAGACGGGCGGGTTCGGGCACGACCTGCTCGCGGCGCTCTGGGATCTCGTCTGGGCGGGCGAGGCGACGAACGACACGCTGGCGCCATTGCGATCGCTCGGGCACGAGGACAAGCGCGGCGGGCGGCGCCGGGGCGGCGCGTCGGGATATGCGGGATCGCGGCGCGCGGGGCCTCCCGGGAGCGAGGGGCGCTGGTCGCTCCTGCCCGCGCACGACAAGGACGGCAAGGGCCCCGGCGAGACCGAGCGAAGGGCGGCGCTCGCGCGGGTGCTGCTCGATCGACACGGCATCCTGACGCGCGAGGCGGTGCTGGGGGAGGGAATCGCGGGCGGGTTTTCCGCGGTCTACGACGTGCTCAAGGCCATGGAAGAGTCGGGGCGGGTTCGTCGCGGCTATTTCGTGGCGGGGCTCGGCGCGGCGCAGTTCGCGCTGCCCGGCGCGGACGACCGGCTCAGGTTTTACCGGGACAGCTCCGACGAGCCGCGCACGCTGGTGCTCTCGGCCTCGGACCCGGCGAGCCCGTGGGGCGCCTCGGTGCGCTGGCCGGGCGACGGCGGGGGCGAGGAAAACGGGGCATCCGACGGTGCATCCGACGGTCGGGGAGGGCTCAAGCCGAAGCGGGCGGCGGGCGCGCGGGTCATTCTGCACGACGGCAAGCTGCTCGGGTGGATGGGGCGATCGGAGCGGGGTTTATTGACGTTCCTGCCGCGCGCCGAGCCGGAGCGGACGGAGGCCATCAAGGCGCTCGCGGCGGCGCTCGCGGGGCTGGTCGACGAGGGCAGGGTGCGGGCCGTGATGCTGGCGACGGTGGACGGCGAGCCGACGGCGAAATCGCCGCTCGCGGAGGCATTGCGCAAGGCCGGGTTCACCGCGACGTCGCAAGGGTATCTGAAACGTCAGGCAGCCATTGCGCCGCGCGCGGGCGCAGGCGGGAGCGGGGGGGGCGCGAACGGCTGGGGGCGGCCGTGGGCGGCGGCGGGCGGCGGCGAGCGCGCAGCGGCGCGGCCGTGGTGGCGAGGCGGGCCGGTGGACGCGGGGGGGGCCGTGGCAGGGCAGGGCGCGGTGGGGGCGAGCGCCCCGGCGGCGCCGGCGGTCGTGGAGGAGCCCCTGGAGGAGCTGGATCTGGACGAGCTCGACGACGATTTCGACGGGTGA
- a CDS encoding Fpg/Nei family DNA glycosylase, with the protein MPEGDTLFRIAAQLAPSLEGQPVVAFELQHVALERLVGHRVTRVEARGKNLLVYFDEGTVLHTHLRMGGTWHLYRKGERWRRSLATATVILAVPDVVAVCFRAPVARLLRTSMVRGDSMVGKLGPDLLGESFDEVKAMEHLRAQPGAPLGVAIMDQRVVAGIGNVYKSEVLFHEKLDPFAPVSFFSDEELSRLLAYSRRIMAVNANAPGKGHTRTTRESRTRGEGPVSVYRRAGEPCYDCRTPILMERQGELRRSTYYCPRCQPERRERSAAS; encoded by the coding sequence ATGCCGGAAGGCGACACACTCTTCCGCATCGCGGCGCAGCTCGCCCCCTCCCTCGAAGGGCAGCCGGTGGTCGCGTTCGAGCTGCAGCACGTCGCCCTCGAGCGGCTGGTGGGTCATCGGGTCACACGCGTGGAGGCGCGGGGGAAGAACCTGCTCGTTTACTTCGATGAGGGCACGGTGCTGCACACGCACCTGCGCATGGGCGGGACGTGGCACCTTTATCGCAAGGGCGAGCGATGGCGGCGCTCGCTCGCCACGGCCACGGTGATCCTCGCCGTGCCCGACGTCGTGGCCGTTTGTTTCCGCGCGCCGGTCGCGCGGCTTTTGCGCACGAGCATGGTCAGGGGCGATTCGATGGTGGGAAAGCTCGGCCCGGACCTGCTCGGCGAGAGCTTCGACGAGGTCAAGGCGATGGAGCACCTGCGCGCGCAGCCGGGCGCGCCGCTCGGCGTGGCGATCATGGACCAGCGGGTCGTGGCCGGGATCGGCAATGTGTACAAGAGCGAGGTCCTCTTCCACGAAAAGCTCGACCCCTTCGCGCCCGTATCGTTCTTCTCGGACGAGGAGCTGTCGCGCCTGCTCGCCTATTCGCGGCGGATCATGGCCGTGAACGCGAATGCGCCCGGAAAGGGTCACACGAGGACGACGCGTGAATCGCGTACGCGCGGTGAGGGGCCGGTGTCCGTGTATCGCCGCGCCGGCGAGCCCTGCTATGATTGCCGCACGCCGATCCTCATGGAGCGCCAGGGCGAGCTCCGCCGGTCGACTTATTACTGTCCGCGCTGCCAGCCCGAGCGCCGCGAGCGGAGCGCTGCCTCGTGA